The stretch of DNA caggtatgtgctaccacacctggcctccaaagTTTAACTTGTAAAAGATGATGTGCTGCTCAGGGATTAAACAGTAAATTTCATCGTAGTAACCttgtttaattttgttataaattaatatttcctGATACATGTTTGAGGACTtgtgcttaaattttttttttttttttttttttttttttacattttcaatcCAGTCTCCTGGGCCTCTTAGAAAATGATCCTAAAAAAACCCTGGGGAAAATGATCTTGACCCAGGGAACAGTAGGAGGGAAGGGTCTGCCAAGTCCTCAGTAACCGGGGTGTTAGCTCCAAAGGCAataacctcctaaagtgctggaattgcaggtatgagccaccgtgccccacctccAAAATCTAACTTGCAGAAGACATGTGCTGCTCCAGggttaaataatacatttcaCCATAGTAcccttatttactttttgttataAATTGGTATTTCCTGATAACATGTTTGAGGACATGtgctataaatattctttttatacaCAGACTTCTATTCAGCACGTTATTGTTAGTAATGGCAGCCGCTAAAATAGAGGGAGCCATTTTGCTTTCATGGTTCCAGTGCTAGGAGAAAAGCTGCTCCTGGACTCACGATGTATTAGCCtgcccacattttattttattttatttttgagacagaatctcactctgtagcccagactggagtgcagtggtgtgatcttgggtcactgcaacctccaccttccaagttcaagcgattctcctgcctcagccgcccaagtagctgggattacaggtgcccgccacaacacccggctaatttttgtatttttggtagagatggggtttcaccttgttggtcaggctggtcttgaactcctgacctctagtgatctgcccgcctcggcctcccaaagtgctgggattacatatgtgaggcaccgtgcctggctggctgcccacatttttatccattcaacaGAACCATCTTGTCATAACTTGTGCTCCCTTTGTCTTTGAATTTCTTGCGTTAGACTTAAAGGGTGTTCATTGGTTTTAGTTTGGTAGAAGATTCTAGCCTTCGTTATTTTCCTTCAGAAGTTTGAGGATATTACACAGCTGTCTTTCAGCCagttattgttgctattattagtcctccttctcctcctcctccttctgctcttcctcctcttcctcttcctcctcctcctcttcctcttcttcctcctcctcctcttcctcctcttcctcctcctcctcttcctcctcttcctctcctcctcctcctcttcctcctcttcctcctcctcctcttcctcctcttcctcttcctcctcttcctcctcttcctcctcctcctcttcctcctcctcttcctcctctcctcttcctcctcctcttcctcctcctcttcctcctcctcttcctcctcttcctcctcttcctcctcttcctcctcttcctcctcctcttcctcctcttcctcctcttcttcctcctctctcctcctcctcctctcctcctcctcctgctcctcctcctcctccctcctcctcctgctcctcctcctcctgctcctcctcctcctgctcctcctcctccctcctcctcttcctgctcctcctcctcctgctcctcctcctcctcctgctcctcctcctcctcctgctcctcctcctcctcctcctgctcctcctcctcctcctgctcctcctcctcctcctcctgctcctcctcctcctgttcctcctcctcctgctcctcctcctcctgttcctcctcttcctgctcctcttcctgctccctcctcctgctcctcctcttcctgctcctcctcctcctgctcctcctcctcctcctcctctacctcttcctcctcctcttcctcctcttcttcctccttctcctcctcctcctcctcttcctcctcctcctgctcctcctcctcctgttcctcctcctcctgctcctcctcctcctgctcctccttctgctcctcctcctctcctgctcctccttcctcctcctgctcctccttctcctcctgctcctccacctcctcctccacctcctcctcctctacctcttcctcctcctcttcctcctcctcttcctcctcctcttcctcctcctcttcctcctcctcctcctcttcctcctcctcctcctgctactcctcctcctcctgctcctcctcctccacctcctcctccacctcctcctcctcctcctcatcctcctctccctcctcctcctcttcctcctcctcttcctcctcctcttcctcctcctctcctcctcctcctcctcttcctcctcctcctcttcctcctcctcctcttcctcctcctcctcttcctcctcctcctcttcctcctcctctcctccacctcctcccctcctcctccacctcctcctcctcctcttcctcctcctcttcctcctcctcttcctcctcctcttcctcctcctcttcctcctcctcttcctcctcctcttcctcctcctcctcttcctcctcctcctctcctcctcctcctcctgctactcctcctcctcctgctcctcctcctcctccctcctccacctcctcctccacctcctcctcctcctcctcatcctcctcccctcctcctcctcctcctcctcttcctcctcctcttcctcctcctctcctcctcctctcctcctcctcctcttcctcctcctcctcctcctcctcctccctccacctcctcctccacctcctcctcctcctcatcctcctcttcctccacctcctccacctcctcctcctcctccttcctcctcttccctcctcctcctcctcctcctcctcttcctcctcctcctcctcctcttcctcctcctccttcctcctcctcttcctcctcctcctcttcctcctcctcttccctcctcctcctcctcctcctcctcctcctcttccctcctccctcctcctcttcctcctcctcttcctcctcctcttcctcctcctcttcctcctcctcctcctctctcctcctcctcctcctcctcctcttcctcctcctcttcctcctcctcctcctgctcctcctcctcctccacctcctcctccacctcctccacctcctcctcatcctcctcttctccacctcctccacctcctcctcatcctcctcatcctcctcttcttcctcttcttcctcctcctcctcctcctcttcctcctcctcctcctcttcctcctccttcctcctcctcttcctcc from Nomascus leucogenys isolate Asia chromosome 7b, Asia_NLE_v1, whole genome shotgun sequence encodes:
- the LOC115835921 gene encoding LOW QUALITY PROTEIN: basic proline-rich protein-like (The sequence of the model RefSeq protein was modified relative to this genomic sequence to represent the inferred CDS: deleted 4 bases in 2 codons), with protein sequence PPAPPPPPPAPPPPPAPPPPPPAPPPPVPPPPAPPPPVPPPPPPPAPPPPPPLPLPPPLPPLLPPSPPPPPLPPPPAPPPPVPPPPAPPPPAPPSAPPPLLLLLPPPAPPSPPAPPPPPPPPPPLPLPPPLPPPLPPPLPPPLPPPPPLPPPPPATPPPPAPPPPPPPPPPPPPPHPPLPPPPPPPPPPPPPPLPPPLPPPLPPPLPPPLPPPLPPPLPPPPLPPPPLLLLLLLLLLLLLLLLLPPPPPPPPPPPPPPPPPPPPPPHPPLPPPPPPPPPPPPPPPPPPLPPPLPPPPPAPPPPPPPPPPPPPPPPPPPPPPPPPPPPPAPPPPPVPPPPPAPPPPPPPPPPPPPPPPPPPPPPPPPPPPPPPLPPPPPPPPPPPPPPPPPPPPPPPPPPPPPPPPPRPPPPPPPLPPPPPPPPPPPPPPPPPPPPPPPPPPPPPPPPPPPPPPPPPPPPPPPPLPAPPPPPPPPPPPPPPLPAPPPLPAPPPLPAPPPLPPPPPPPPPLPPLLFLLPPPLPPPPLPPPPLPPPP